The Aedes albopictus strain Foshan chromosome 2, AalbF5, whole genome shotgun sequence region GAACTTTGGACTGAGTGACGAACTGTAAAAGAAACTCTAGCGAACACGATCGAGTGTCCtagagatttctagaagaatcagtgtcgagAACAAAGAAGATCGAAAATCGAAACAAGTGACGAAAAGTATCTGGATTGAGTGAAGTGAAAGTGTCCGTTTGGCCAGCGAAACCGGTGCAACCAGGCCCCACCAAATTCGAGGAGCCGGACGGTGTCGACGTCTCGTACATCAAaaggtccttcgagccggatctggCTGAGACGGACAGCGGTGCGACTTTCCGATTGGCAACCGGTCGAAAGGGGAATTAAGGTAGGTGGGTCGTTTTGAGCAAGAGCAAGCGCGTGTAATAAATCATCCGAATAGAATCGTGTGCCATTTTGTGCTTTTTCCTTGAATGCGATAGCGTCATTTTTTGTTGAACACACAACTAATTGCCACTTTTCAAAATGGCTGCCGAGAGAAAAGCTTCCATTTTGTCGTTCCAAAGAACGCTGCAAGCACTGAAACAACGTGCTAGCAAAATTTTGACCTTTGTTACCGCTTTCAAGGACGGTGACGACCCATTGCAACTCGAAACTCGCAAAGCGGGTTTAGATGAAATGCGTGATTCCTATTTCGAAACCGAGACCAAGCTGTACGGTTTAATCAAAGATGATGATGTTTCGGCCGTTGAACTAGCTGCCGAAGAATTCTACGATCTGTTGGGAGAAATCAAGTATCAGATTGCCGTAAAATTGAAACCCCTTTCGACCCCCTCTGAAGCAAAGCCCCCTTTCGAAACCAGTGTTTCCCAAAAGCCCTTCCCCGATTCGTCCATCAAACTGCCGGATATTACGCTGCCTCGCTTCAGCGGTCACTACGAAGAGTGGATTTATTTCCGAAGCCAGTTCAACCTCTTGATCCGCCGGAACGAATCCCTCAACGATCAACAACGTTTGCACTACTTACGGTCTTGCCTCTCCGGTGAAGCTGCTGGAAtcgaaactccggaggaatcgtTTTCGTCTCTGTGGAAGGCGTTGGAAACGCGGTATGAAAATCGTCGCTGGTTGGTCGACCGCCATCTTGCCGAAATCTTCCAGTTGAAACCGATCCAATGTGAATACTCTGCCGCCCTTCGTGACCTTATGAACGTTGTGCAGAAAAACCTTCGTGCCTTGTCTTCGCTGAAGCTGAATCTCGATACGCTTTCGGAATCAATGGTTGTCCACGTCGTCGCTTCCAAACTCGACAAACAAACCCACAAGGACTTCGAATCTCAAATCGTCGGTACTAATCTGGTCAAGTGGCAGGAAATGGTTGACTTTCTGCAAAATCGCTGccgtattttggaaaatttggaacAAGACAATAAACTATTCAGTCGTGTCGTCGGAAAACCTGTGGTGGGCCCCAAGCAATTTCCGAAGGTACTAGTGAGTTCCAAGGAGGACGATTCAAAGAGAAGGTTTTGTTGTTTCCATTGTTCCGGTGCGCATTACATCAACGAGTGTCGGTCTTTCCTTTCCAAATCTCCATCGCTACGCTTCCAACGTGTCAAGGAGCTTCGACTGTGCATCAATTGCTTCAGCAACCGCCATGTTGTTGCGATTGTAAGAGTGGCTCGTGTAAGGATTGCGGTCAAAGGCACAATACTCTCCTCCATTTTGATCCGAAAGCTTCATCCAACCAAACTGTTAGATCGAAACCCAACCCGAACTCGAAGGATGACAACGGAGGCAAGGAGCCAGCACCTCAACCCGGACCAAGTCGTATAGAATTGTGCACTGTAACGGAAGTCGTCGAACTGGTCGAGTCCACCATTCCTGTCGAAACACATGCGCCCGTACCGATGGTGTTTGGTACCCCAAGCAGAGATTCGAATATGGCGTCAAAACGGGTTCAGCTGATTTCTGCTGCGGATCAAGCTTTGCTACACACGGCGATTGTATTTGTTCGAGGCGAGAATGGCGAAGTGCAATAGTGTCGTGCCGTTCTGGATTCCTGTGCGATGTCGACGTTCATGACCAGTGATTGTGTGCAAAAACTTCGCCTCAAAACCTTCCCGTCGGACGTCTCTGTGGTTGGCTTTGGAGGAGCAGGCAAAAGGATTTCGGAAGCTGTCGTCGCCCACGTGAGTTCGAAATGTTCCTACTTTGACTCCATCTCCGAGTTTCTCGTTACGCCAAACATTACAACAAAACTTCCATTGCGCCCCTTCAAATACACGCATTGGGAAATTCCGGAGTGGATTGATTTCGCTGACCCCAACTTCAATCAGCCTGCTCGCGTGGAGATTCTCTTCGGCATTTTGGACTGGGACAAGATGATGCTGAGCCGAAGCTATAAGTTGTCGGACGGACTGCCCACCCTGCGGCAAACGGTTTTCGGATGGGTTGCTGGAGGTCCAGTAACCGAGAGAAGTTCCTACCCTGTCGTACAAGCACTCCCGATAACCAACGAACAGCTGGGTGACCAACTTTCGAAGTTTTGGGAACTCGAATCCTACGGACAAGAGCGAATCTACTGTAGCGACGAACAAAGGGCGGAAGAACATTTTGCCTCGACCCACACCCGTGACGAAACTGGTCGTTACGTCCTCGCCTTGCCGTTCAAGGACATCGATTCGAAACTTGGCGATTCGAAGCACATGGCCCATCGGAGACTGCTTCTTCTCGAAAAAAAAGGCTGGAAAAGGATGAACACTTGTACGCCGAATACCGCAAGTTTATGCAGGAGTACCTCGACCTGGGACATATGGAGAAAGCCGGAACGTTCAGTCTCGTCGAGCAACCCAACGAAGAATGCTATTTCATCCCACACCATGCGATCCAGAGGCCGGATAGCAGTACAACGAAAGTCCGTGTAGTTTTTGATGCGTCCGCCAAGAGCAGCAACGGAATATCTCTGAACGATCTTTTGCTTGTGGGACCAACGCTACAACCTCATCTCGTCAACATTTTGCTCGCCTTTCGGGTTCACAAGGTTGTCGCCACTACAGatgtttcaaaaatgtttcggCAAATTAGTATCCGAGAGGAAGATCGTCGTTTTCTGCTCATTTTGTGGAGATCCAGTTGCGAGGAAGAAATCAGCATCTACCGACTCACCACGGTGACGTACGGTACAGCCTGCGCTCCTTTCCAAGCCACCCGCACACTAATGCAAGTTTGTGAGGACGAAGCCGAAAACTTTCCGTTAGCAGCACAGTTCGGGAAGAAATCCGTTTACGTGGACGATGCACTGTTCGGCGCAGAAACCGTTGAAGAGCTCCTGGAAAAGCGGAAGCAGTTCGAAGCAATGCTCGCCAAAGCTGGCTTTGAATTGCACAAGTGGTGTTCGAATCGAGAAGAAGTCCTGGCAGATCTACCCACCGAGAAATTGGAACAGAAGGTTTTGTTCAGCGAAGAAGGCCGGACGAAGACACTTGGGTTAACCTGGCAACCCGCTCAAGACATCTTTAGTTTCGAAATTCCATCGGCAGCGTTCAGCGAAGGAGTCCCCACAAAACGGAAGGTGTTGTCGGACATATCCAAGTTGTTCGACCCTCTCGGCTTCGCAGGACCGGTAGTGATGACGGGGAAGTTGCTGATGCAAGAACTGTGGAGACAGAAGCAAACGTGGGACGGAGCATTGAACGCTAAGCAAGAAAAACTGTGGTACGAGTTTCGACGTCAACTACAACAAATGGAGTCCATCAAAATCAGTCGTTGTGTGCTCCCTCTGTCGAATACCATAAGTGTCGATCTCCTGGGCTTCAGCGATGCATCTGAAAAGGGCTACGAGGCTTGCTTGTATCTGAAATCACGTAATATCCAAGGTGTTCAGTTCGACAGCAGCCAAACTGAAGAAGCGTCTAGCAGAGGCGGCGACAGTGTGCACCACGAGAGCTCCGCCCATCCAACCAACGCCGATCGAACGACGGCGACGAAACGAGTGCTGAACAGCAAAGCGACGACAATAAAACCAACGGCCGAACAGCGATCAGCGCCAGTAATTTTTCATCGTTCGTCGAAGCAACAACACAGCAGCGCGAAGCAGACCCGAAGAGAGCCGTAGCACGTGCAGACCGCATGAGACAGCAAGCAGAGCCGACCGACGCGACGGTGCGCCAATAGCGTGATCGGCGCGTGGCCCACCACCTCGTGCGGGCTATAAATATAGTGCGCATCGTGGCAGCAGCATCAGTTTTACGCGAGCCTCCGAAGAGTGAACATCAATCTGTTATAAGATAAGTGAAGAGGAGATGAATACAGTAGTGTAGTTAAGAAAAGTTCTCCAGTGTTTGTCTTTCAACCAGCGCCCATCCGAAACATCCCTGATTCCACCAGAGTTATTCAGAAATaattttcctagagttattcGGAGCAACGGAGTTGTTCGGAAATTGTTTTCCTCCACACCCAACAGCCTTTATCAAGGCTCAAAGAGTTATCAGGTTGCTGCTAGCAGGGCTAGTCCAGCTCAACCACCGAGGCTTCATGAGGCGAAGCCAGGCCAACGTCTGGCCATCATCCCGGGAAGGAACGCGAGGGTTCCTGCTCCCACCCGGCTCGGTTCCTGAGCGGAACGCGAGCACCACAACGTAGCCAGCGCAGATACAGTCCACTGCCATCCCGTACAtggatttggtccttcgagccggatgctCGAGTGCGAGTGTCCGAGTGTGTTATCGACGGTGATCGGTGGTTGGATCGGATGAGTGGTGATTGGAGGCAAACACGGAGAAGATAGTAAAGTGATTAAAAGACAAAGACAATAAGTGAACAAGTGACAGTTAGTGAGAACTATAACGAACTAAAGTGAAGTGAACTAAAGCAATTCAGTGAAAATGAAGCACACACCAATGAAGTCGTCCAAGATGGCCAGCTCTAGTGAAGAAGATCTGAGCACTCTTGTACAGTTGCGTGGCATGGCACAAGGTAACATCACGCGCATCAAGAACATCTTGTCCCAAGCCCAAGCGGACCAGGCTGAGCTGCCTTCCGCTCAAGTGAAAGTGTACGTGAAGAAAGTGGAAAGTGCCTACAACGAGTACCATCAGCACCACCAGCAGATAGTAGCGATTCTTCCTTCGAACAAGAAGGAGGAACAGAACGAGAAGTTCCTGCAATTCGAGACGTTGCACGAAGAGGTGTCCATCATGCTCGAGGCCCTTCTCGAGGCTCAAGCCGCACCACCTGCGGTGCAACAAGTGCACCCACCGGCGAACCAGCAACCGTTGATCATCCAGCAATCTCTTCCTCGTGCCATCCCCACCTTCGACGGGAGGTACGAGAATTGGGAACGGTTCAAGATCATGTTCCGTGATGCAGTCGACCGTACCAACGAAGCACCTCGAATCAAGCTGTATCACCTTGAGAAGGCCCTCGTCGGTGATGCGACGGGAATCATAGACGTGAAGACGATTGCCGATGGAAACTACGCCCACGCCTGGGACTTACTGGAGGAAAGATTCGAGGACCAGCGGCGAATGATTGACATCCATATTGCTGGACTGCTCGGAGTGAAGAAACTTCCAAAGGAGGATTTCGGTGAGTTGCGATCCTTGGTCGAGTCTACCACTAGTCACGTGGAAAACTTGAAGTTCCTTGACCAAGAGTTCACCGGCGTCTCTGAGCTCATTGTCGTCCACTTGATCGCCCGTGCACTGGATCCTACCACGAAGAAGTTGTGGGAGTCGACGATAAAGCGAGGAGAACTCCCAAACTACGAAGACACCATACAGTTCCTGAAAGACCGCGTCTCAGTTCTGGAGAGATGCCGCGATACGGATGAAGAAGCCAAGGCACAGCGTATATCGGCGAAACCAGCTACGAGGAAGCAGGCGTTTCCCAATGCTAACGCAGCGACAGCTCCTCCATCGGCGGATCAGCGGTGCACCATTTGTGATGAAAGCCATGTGGCGTACAAGTGCTCTGTGTTCAACGGCTTGAGTGTGAGTGATCGACTGGCCAAAGTCAAACAGAAGAACGTGTGCTACAACTGCTTGAGAAGTGGACATAGTGTGAAGAACTGCCCATCGAAGAAGTCGTGCTCCAAGTGCAACAAGCGGCACCACACCCTGCTCCATTTGGAAGGTGGTGCAATCTCGTCGCAGCCTGCGAATGAAAATTCAGCGAATGGAGTTCCAGGATCAGCCCAACCGGCGGCGTCGGCTGTCAGACAGCAGTCGGCCGAGAACCAGCCATCAGTGACAGCAGCGCATTCCCACAACCCGGTGAACCCAGCGAGCCAGGTGGTGTTGCTCACTGCCCTTGTCAACGTTATGGACCATCAACAGCGGCCTCGTGTGTGCAAAGCCCTGCTAGACTGCGGATCTCAGGTGAGTTTTATCTCCCAATCATTTGTCAATACTCTTGGTATTCAAGTGGAAGAAGTAAGTGTCCCGATAACAGGCATAGGCAGTGTAAGGTCGACAATCAGGCAAAAATGTACCATTAACGTCCACTCTAAATGCAGCGATTTCTCTTTCATGGTGAATTGTTTGGTCTCGCCGAAGATTACTGGTCAGGTTCCGTCGGTTAAGATAAATTTGGAGAATTGGGAACTTCCTCAAGGTCTCAGACTGGCTGATCCATCCTTCCATGAACCTAGCCACGTTGATTTGCTCATTGGAATGGACTGGTTCTATGACATTATGAAACCAGGGTGTTTGAAAATAGACGATAATCTCCCTAGTCTTCACGACTCTAAGCTTGGTTGGTTAGTCGGGGGCAAGTTGCTTGACTGTTCTTCAAATATTGTGCTGAATTCCTGTGCCGTTCGAGTTGACCCCGTTGAAGAGCTTGTGCAGAAATTTTGGGAAGTTGAAGGTGTGTCTTCGGAGGTGGTTCTGTCCAGTGAGGAAGAGCAGTGTGAATCGCAGTTCGCATCAACCCATCGTCGAGACGACAGCGGTCGTTTCATCGTTCACCTACCATTGAAGGACAACGCATCTCAACTATCGGATTCCCGTACCATGGCCTTGCGACGATTTTTCCTGCTGGAGTCTAAACTACAACGTCATCCAGATTTAAAAGCCCAGTATGATGCCTTCATGGACGAGTACGAATCTCTTGGGCACTGCCGGGAGGTTCAAGAACGCGacgatcctcctggagttctgaaGTGGTATCTTCCCCACCATGCCGTCCTCCGCCCATCGAACACAACTACAAAATGCCGGGTGGTATTCGACGCATCTGCAAAGGTGGCCGGATTGTCCCTCAACGATGTTTTGATGACCGGATACAACGTTCAGAGCGATTTGTTGTCTATCATCCTACGGTTCCGGAGGTATCGATACGTTATGAGCGCCGATGTAGCAAAAATGTACCGCCAGGTTGCCGTAGATCCCGCTTTCACTCCACTACaacggattttttggagaaagtcGTCCCAAGACCCACTACGTGTTCTCGAACTAACTACTGTGACGTATGGAACGGCCGCAGCCCCTTTCTTGGCCACGCGATCTCTGCTGCAACTTGCACGGGATGAACGAGAAACCTTTCCGCTCGCTTCCGCCGTTGTCGAGAAAAATGTCTACATAGACGATGCTCTTTTTGGTTCCGACGATTTCCTACAAGCATGTGAGCTTCGAGATCAGCTGATAGCCTTGCTCCAGTCCGGTGGAATGCACCTTCACAAGTGGTCATCCAACACTAGTCAGCTCCTATCGCCCATTCCCAGTGAAGATCGAGACAGCTGCGCATCTTTCAGCGAAAGTGGCCTCAACGAGGTCATCAAAACCTTGGGATTGATGTGGAATCCTTCCACAGACGAGTTCTTGTTCCGATCATCCCCTTCAGAAAAGGCCAGCAGACCCACCAAGCGTCAAGTCCTGTCCAAGATTGCCAAGATTTACGATCCGCTCGGACTTATTTCTCCAGTGGTGGTACTGGCAAAAATAATCATGCAGAAATTGTGGATCAGCAAGCTGAATTGGGATGATCCGTTAGACGATACCCTCCTGAACGAGTGGGAGAACTTTCTGATGTCACTGCCAACTTCGGAGCAAATTCGCATTCCACGCCATGTGTTATCGAACAAAGCGGTGCGGTACGAATTGCACGGATTCGCGGACGCGTCCCAGAAGGCGTATGGGGCATGCGTGTATGTTCGCTCAATATTCCCTGATGGCACCGCATCGACGAAGTTGGTCAGCACTAAGTCTAAAATTGCACCGATTTCACCCCTGACAATCCCTCGAAAGGAATTACTAGCAGCCCTTCTTTTGTCAAGATTGATTAGTAAGGTCGAAGCAGCGTTGGAGATGAGCTTCAGTTCCATCGTTCTCTGGTCGGATAGTCAAGTTGTATTGGCATGGTTACACAAACCGCTTGGCAATCTCCAAACCTTCGTCCGCCACAGAGTTACAGAGATCACATCGAATACTAGTCACGTTTGGAAATATGTTCGCACGGATCAGAACCCCGCTGATACTGTATCTCGAGGACAGTCTGCAAGAGAGTTAGCTAACAACGAGCAATGGTGGAATGGTCCTCAGTTTTTGTGCTTCGTGGATTACCTAGAAGAGCGGCCACAGTCACTCCAAGATTGCGAAATTCCCGAACTCAGGGTTGAGCTAGCTGCACTGTCGGTCATGAACTACGAGGAATTCCCTGTGTTGACAAAGTTTGCTTCGTTCCGGAAATGCCAACGGATTGTTGCCTACATGCTACGCTTCATTTCGAACGCTCGAAAGAAGCAGGCCGACCGAGTGATATCCCGGTATCTCACTATTCCTGAACTACGGGCGGCATCAAATTCGATCGTTGGAGCCATTCAGCATCAGGAGTTTGCCAAGGAGATCGAGTGTGTACGAGCAGACGAACCCAACCATCGTCTAAACAATTTGAAACCATTTCTCGACGAGGATTTACTGCGAGTTGGAGGTAGGCTTGGTCAGTCTCAGCTTCCATTCGGAGTGAAACACCAGCTTATATTACCAAGCAACAACCCCATCGTGCACGGTTTGATAAACGACGTCCATCGAGAGAATCACCATGCCGGAAACTCCATGGTACAATACCTTTTGCGACAACATTTCTGGTTGATCAACGCGAGATCGACAATTCGAAAGGTGCTGAGAACCTGCGTTACCTGCTTCAGGACGAATCCTACCACAATTGATCAGCAAATGGGAGACCTACCATCGTATCGGATCAACCCAGCGCCAGTCTTCGAGAGGGTTGGGCTTGACTTTGCCGGGCCAATCTACGTCAAGCAGTCAGTTCGAAAGGCGACTCCGGTAAAGGGCTACATCTGTGTCTTCATCTGTATGGTGACAAAGGCCATGCATCTGGAAGCCGTGGAAGATCTGTCCACAGACTCGTTCCTTGCGGCTTTTCAACGATTCGTGTCCAGACGAGGATATCCGAAGGAAGTCTTCTCCGATAACGGGACCAACTTCATCGGAGCAAGGTCAGAACTGCAGGAGCTCTATCGGTTATTCAAGGAGGAGACGACCCAGAACAAGATCTTCGAGTATTGCCAAGCAAAGCAGATCGTTTGGAAGACCATTCCCCCAAATGCGCCACACTTCGGAGGGCTTTGGGAGGCCGGTGTGAAAAGTGTTAAAATAGTGCTCAAAAGGGTTTACCAATCCACCTCCCTAACACTCTCCGGACTATCCACCCTGTTGTGCCAGATTGAAGCAATCCTCAACTCGAGACCACTTTATTCCCAATCTAACGATCCAACGGAACCTGAAGCGTTGACCCCTGGACATTTTATTGCCAACCGTCCACTATTAGCAATTCCCGAACCGTCTGTATTAGGTATCCCGACCAATCGTTTGTCCCACTGGCAGCACATACAACAGCTTCGCGAACACTTCTGGAAACGATGGTCGAGAGAGTATCTCACCGAATTACAAGTGCGAGGCAAATGGACCAAACAGAAAGTTAACATCCAACCGGGAATGGTTGTTCTCCTGAAGGATGACAATTTGCCCCCACAGTGCTGGAATCTGGGCCGGGTAGAAAGGGTACACCCGGGAATCGATAACCTGGTAAGAGTGGTAGACGTTCGAACGAAGACTGGTACATTTAGACGACCTATACACAAGCTTGCGCCTTTGCCTATCTTGGACAATGATCCAAATGTCCAAACTTCCACTTTTTGCCGGGGGGAGAATGTTCAGTTCGACAGCAGCCAAACTGAAGAAGCGTCTAGCAGAGGCGGCGACAGTGTGCACCACGAGAGCTCCGCCCATCCAACCAACGCCGATCGAACGACGGCGACGAAACGAGTGCTGAACAGCAAAGCGACGACAATAAAACCAACGGCCGAACAGCGATCAGCGCCAGTAATTTTTCATCGTTCGTCGAAGCAACAACACAGCAGCGCGAAGCAGACCCGAAGAGAGCCGTAGCACGTGCAGACCGCATGAGACAGCAAGCAGAGCCGACCGACGCGACGGTGCGCCAATAGCGTGATCGGCGCGTGGCCCACCACCTCGTGCGGGCTATAAATATAGTGCGCATCGTGGCAGCAGCATCAGTTTTACGCGAGCCTCCGAAGAGTGAACATCAATCTGTTATAAGATAAGTGAAGAGGAGATGAATACAGTAGTGTAGTTAAGAAAAGTTCTCCAGTGTTTGTCTTTCAACCAGCGCCCATCCGAAACATCCCTGATTCCACCAGAGTTATTCAGAAATaattttcctagagttattcGGAGCAACGGAGTTGTTCAGAAATTGTTTTCCTCCACACCCAACAGCCTTTATCAAGGCTCAAAGAGTTATCAGGTTGCTGCTAGCAGGGCTAGTCCAGCTCAACCACCGAGGCTTCATGAGGCGAAGCCAGGCCAACGTCTGGCCATCATCCCGGGAAGGAACGCGAGGGTTCCTGCTCCCACCCGGCTCGGTTCCTGAGCGGAACGCGAGCACCACAACGTAGCCAGCGCAGATACAGTCCACTGCCATCCCGTACACAAGGTCAAATTGCAATTCGGTTGTTGTGTTCCAAATCGCATGTAGCCCCTCTCAAGGCTAACCGTGCCACGATTCCGCGCTTAGAACTTTGTGGTGCTGTACTGCTCGCTCAATTAGTCGACCAAGTTACACGATCCCTACCCATTGACATCGATCAAATCAAACTTTGGAGCGATTCAACAATTGCTCTAAGCTGGATCAACACCTGTCCCAGCAAACTGGATGTTTTTGTTGCCAATCGAGTCGCGAAAATTTTGCGGTTCACCAGAGCAAGCAATTGGTGTCACGTCGGCGGGCACGAAAACCCTGCCGATTTGGTATCGCGCGGGCTCATGCCAAGCGAACTGGAATCCGCGACGCTGTGGTGGCGAGGTCCGTCGTTCCTGAAAGATCCCGAAACCACTTGGTCTACGAATGTGAATTTGATCGCCGAAGAAGACCTTCCCGAGCTGACCACAATCACTGCAAATCCTGTGGTGACGGAGAGGTTCCCGTTATTCGACAACTGCAGCAGCTACAACACCATGATTCGAGTAGTGGCTCGGATCAAGCGCCTGTTCCAGAATCGCAAGAGAGGTCCAGATCATCAGCTTCGAGGAGTGTTCACCATGCAGGAACTTCGGCTTGCCAAGCTGATTCTTGTGCGTCTCGTCCAGAAAGGAGCCTATCCGGAAGTATTCGACCAGTTGCAGAACCAGGTAACGACAAAGAACAATTCGCTCATACCGCTCTCCCCCTTCGTAGACAACCACGGCATCCTCAGGGTCGGAGGG contains the following coding sequences:
- the LOC134288058 gene encoding uncharacterized protein LOC134288058 gives rise to the protein MQEYLDLGHMEKAGTFSLVEQPNEECYFIPHHAIQRPDSSTTKVRVVFDASAKSSNGISLNDLLLVGPTLQPHLVNILLAFRVHKVVATTDVSKMFRQISIREEDRRFLLILWRSSCEEEISIYRLTTVTYGTACAPFQATRTLMQVCEDEAENFPLAAQFGKKSVYVDDALFGAETVEELLEKRKQFEAMLAKAGFELHKWCSNREEVLADLPTEKLEQKVLFSEEGRTKTLGLTWQPAQDIFSFEIPSAAFSEGVPTKRKVLSDISKLFDPLGFAGPVVMTGKLLMQELWRQKQTWDGALNAKQEKLWYEFRRQLQQMESIKISRCVLPLSNTISVDLLGFSDASEKGYEACLYLKSRNIQGQIAIRLLCSKSHVAPLKANRATIPRLELCGAVLLAQLVDQVTRSLPIDIDQIKLWSDSTIALSWINTCPSKLDVFVANRVAKILRFTRASNWCHVGGHENPADLVSRGLMPSELESATLWWRGPSFLKDPETTWSTNVNLIAEEDLPELTTITANPVVTERFPLFDNCSSYNTMIRVVARIKRLFQNRKRGPDHQLRGVFTMQELRLAKLILVRLVQKGAYPEVFDQLQNQVTTKNNSLIPLSPFVDNHGILRVGGRLSKSSCSYDQKHQMILPPSHPFTDAVIRSVHTSNMHVGVQTTLTAIRREYWIVRGKSAVKRVIRAYVRCFKYNARPIRQYMGDLPACRLEGEYPFYRVGIDLCGPIAIKQRNKRSTVEHKGWIALFVCLETKAIHLEIVSELSTAAFLAAFDRFVSRRGKPASV